In Mucilaginibacter boryungensis, a single window of DNA contains:
- a CDS encoding DUF7009 family protein, giving the protein MKIRIKGDSLRYRLTRSEVMHFAQEGYLEDTTDFGSSRLTYSLQKIIGGSLSAAFENNNITLYMPGWMLDEWTTTERVGFDNKEDGLYLLIEKDFMCLDNVAEDQSDNYPNPLAISN; this is encoded by the coding sequence ATGAAAATACGGATCAAAGGAGACTCATTAAGATACAGGCTAACCCGGTCTGAAGTGATGCACTTTGCACAGGAGGGCTACCTGGAGGATACAACCGATTTTGGCTCTTCGCGGTTAACCTACTCGCTGCAAAAAATAATTGGCGGTAGCTTATCTGCTGCATTTGAAAATAATAACATTACCCTATATATGCCTGGCTGGATGTTGGACGAATGGACAACTACTGAAAGGGTAGGGTTTGACAACAAAGAAGACGGTTTATATTTATTGATTGAGAAGGACTTTATGTGCCTGGATAACGTGGCTGAAGACCAAAGTGATAATTATCCTAATCCATTAGCAATAAGCAATTGA
- a CDS encoding LolA family protein: protein MKTKFILAAFAMLALMSFTAPKTGEDVLKIMYNRYAGKWHRTLTFTQKTERFRNDSLKSTQMWHEAMLAPDKLRIDIEPFDAGNSIIFRGDSTYNFRNGQLRAASKDENDLIFLLGGLYFYTWDNAVAKLKALGYDLTKTYETEWKGKQVYVIGASNKNDITSNQLWVDKKDMFLVRMLEKARGTTEECIFENHVKVGGGWSETKASFYFGGKLLQVETYSDYAMPATLDEKFFDPKQYEKYVK, encoded by the coding sequence ATGAAAACCAAGTTTATTTTAGCCGCTTTTGCTATGTTAGCCCTAATGTCGTTCACGGCACCAAAAACCGGTGAGGATGTTTTGAAGATAATGTATAACCGCTATGCAGGCAAATGGCACCGCACGCTTACATTCACGCAAAAGACGGAGCGTTTCCGTAACGATTCGCTGAAAAGCACACAAATGTGGCACGAGGCTATGCTGGCGCCCGATAAACTACGTATTGATATTGAACCATTTGATGCGGGCAATAGCATTATCTTCCGTGGAGATTCAACCTACAACTTCCGCAACGGGCAATTGCGTGCTGCAAGCAAAGACGAGAACGATCTGATATTTTTGTTAGGCGGGCTTTATTTTTATACCTGGGATAACGCGGTAGCTAAACTTAAAGCATTAGGCTATGACCTGACAAAAACCTACGAAACCGAATGGAAAGGCAAACAGGTTTATGTTATCGGCGCAAGCAATAAAAACGATATAACCAGCAACCAGCTTTGGGTTGATAAAAAAGATATGTTCTTAGTCCGCATGCTTGAAAAAGCACGCGGCACTACCGAGGAATGTATTTTTGAGAACCATGTAAAAGTGGGCGGCGGCTGGAGCGAAACCAAAGCCAGTTTCTATTTCGGTGGTAAACTATTGCAGGTGGAAACTTATTCGGATTATGCTATGCCGGCTACTTTGGATGAGAAATTCTTTGATCCGAAACAGTATGAGAAGTATGTGAAATAA
- a CDS encoding gluconate 2-dehydrogenase subunit 3 family protein: MNRRDSLKALGLTTISTAVLLDACKPKTGEETGSEASAAAPEAGRQQWEVDREKKLMADKYFTDHEMATITVLGDIIIPKDEKSGSASDAKVPEFIEFIVKDIPDHQLPMRGGLKWLDMQCFNRYEKSFVDCSHDQQIEMVTEIAYPAKAKPEMAQGVAFFNRMRDLTASGFFTSKIGIADIGYVGNQPNKWTGVPEDVLKQYGMENV, translated from the coding sequence ATGAACAGACGTGACTCGCTAAAAGCCCTGGGCTTAACCACCATATCAACAGCGGTATTGCTGGATGCCTGTAAACCAAAAACAGGTGAAGAGACCGGATCGGAAGCATCGGCCGCCGCCCCGGAAGCCGGCCGGCAGCAATGGGAGGTTGACCGGGAGAAAAAATTAATGGCCGATAAATATTTTACCGACCATGAAATGGCTACCATAACTGTGCTGGGCGATATTATTATTCCTAAGGACGAAAAATCGGGCAGCGCATCAGATGCTAAGGTGCCTGAATTTATTGAGTTTATTGTAAAGGATATCCCCGATCATCAGTTGCCCATGCGCGGCGGCCTGAAGTGGCTGGATATGCAGTGCTTTAACCGTTATGAAAAAAGCTTTGTGGATTGCAGTCACGACCAGCAAATAGAAATGGTGACCGAGATTGCCTACCCTGCCAAAGCCAAACCCGAAATGGCACAAGGCGTAGCCTTCTTCAACCGCATGCGCGATCTGACTGCCTCGGGCTTCTTCACCAGCAAAATTGGTATTGCCGATATTGGCTACGTAGGTAACCAGCCCAACAAATGGACCGGCGTACCTGAAGATGTGCTGAAGCAGTATGGAATGGAGAATGTGTAA
- a CDS encoding GMC family oxidoreductase, with protein sequence MQIKKSSTVYDAIVVGSGAGGGMAGYVLAHGGLKVLMLEAGPWWDPAKDSQQLKMPYESARRGAGTTRPFGDFDGAFGGWDLDGEPYTTKDKTEFNWFRSRMLGGRTNHWGRISLRMGPNDFKSHHIDGLTDDWPITYDEVKPYYDKVDRMIGVYGTKENLENEPDGIFLPAPKPRLNELFIKKGAAKAGVKVIAGRGSVLTEALPGNKDRGACFFCGQCGRGCKIYGDFSASSCLVIPAMKTGNLKVIPNAMVREVLTDKEGLATGVSYVSKDDMQEYQVKAKIVILGASACESARLLLNSKSAQHPGGLANSSGIVGKYLHDSTGASLGGFLPQLLDRKRYNEDGVGSVHIYSPWWLDNKKLDFPRGYHIEYGGGMHMPGYGFMNGIHNKNGLVPGKDGKMKDAGGFGADLKNDYRRFYGTNVGMAGRGTAIARADNYCEIDDKVVDKYGIPVLKFHYKWTDAEIKQAKHMSETFQEMMHQMGGIITSKIEGPETNYGLEAPGRIIHEVGTIRMGDDPKKSALNKWCQAHDCKNLFVVDAAPFVQQGDKNATWTILALSMRTSEYILSQRQKLNV encoded by the coding sequence ATGCAGATCAAAAAATCGTCGACCGTTTACGATGCCATTGTAGTGGGATCGGGCGCCGGCGGTGGCATGGCTGGCTATGTACTGGCCCATGGCGGTTTAAAAGTATTAATGCTGGAAGCGGGCCCCTGGTGGGACCCGGCAAAGGATTCGCAGCAACTAAAAATGCCTTACGAATCGGCACGACGCGGCGCGGGCACCACCCGTCCCTTCGGTGATTTTGACGGGGCCTTTGGCGGCTGGGACCTTGACGGTGAACCCTATACTACCAAAGATAAAACAGAATTTAACTGGTTCCGCTCGCGTATGCTGGGCGGTCGCACCAACCACTGGGGCCGCATATCCCTGCGCATGGGGCCAAACGATTTTAAAAGTCACCATATTGATGGCCTGACTGATGATTGGCCAATAACCTATGATGAGGTAAAGCCTTACTATGATAAGGTTGACCGCATGATAGGAGTATATGGTACTAAAGAGAATTTAGAGAACGAGCCGGATGGTATTTTTTTGCCGGCGCCAAAGCCGCGTTTGAATGAATTGTTCATTAAAAAAGGCGCGGCGAAAGCCGGGGTAAAAGTTATTGCGGGCCGTGGCTCGGTATTAACGGAAGCCTTACCAGGCAATAAAGACCGAGGCGCTTGTTTCTTCTGCGGGCAATGCGGTCGCGGGTGTAAAATTTATGGTGATTTCTCGGCGTCGTCCTGTCTGGTTATCCCGGCCATGAAAACAGGCAACCTGAAAGTGATCCCTAACGCTATGGTGCGCGAGGTGCTAACTGATAAAGAAGGTTTGGCTACCGGCGTAAGCTACGTGAGTAAAGATGACATGCAGGAATACCAGGTGAAGGCTAAGATAGTGATATTGGGCGCCAGCGCCTGCGAATCGGCACGTTTGCTGTTAAACTCAAAGTCGGCACAACACCCGGGTGGCTTGGCAAACAGCAGCGGCATAGTAGGCAAATATTTGCACGATAGCACTGGCGCAAGCCTGGGTGGTTTCCTACCGCAGCTACTTGACCGCAAACGCTACAATGAAGATGGCGTAGGCAGTGTACATATTTACTCGCCATGGTGGCTGGATAATAAAAAATTGGATTTCCCGCGTGGTTACCATATTGAATACGGTGGCGGCATGCATATGCCGGGTTACGGATTTATGAATGGCATACACAATAAAAACGGCCTGGTACCGGGTAAAGATGGCAAGATGAAAGACGCTGGTGGCTTCGGCGCCGACCTGAAAAATGATTACCGTCGTTTTTATGGTACCAATGTAGGCATGGCCGGCCGTGGTACTGCTATTGCCCGCGCGGATAACTACTGCGAAATAGATGATAAAGTGGTGGATAAATATGGCATTCCGGTATTGAAATTCCATTACAAGTGGACCGATGCCGAGATAAAACAGGCCAAACATATGTCGGAAACCTTCCAGGAAATGATGCACCAGATGGGCGGTATCATCACCTCGAAAATTGAAGGCCCCGAAACCAACTACGGATTGGAAGCACCCGGCCGCATTATCCACGAAGTGGGAACCATCCGCATGGGCGACGACCCTAAAAAGTCGGCTTTGAACAAGTGGTGCCAGGCGCACGATTGCAAAAACCTTTTTGTGGTTGATGCAGCGCCGTTTGTGCAGCAGGGCGATAAAAACGCCACCTGGACCATCCTTGCTTTAAGCATGCGTACCAGCGAATATATTTTATCACAACGTCAAAAATTAAACGTTTAA
- a CDS encoding 3-keto-disaccharide hydrolase — protein MKVNVMYLLSFAMLTSVAMAQAPNELTKKEKKEGWKLLFDGKTTKGWHTYLRDTVGSKWQVKDGTLVFDRTKPANGGGDIVTNKEYENFELNLEWKVAKGSNSGIIFDVQESPKYAATYLTGPEMQVLDNISASDNKKQNHLAGCLYDMAGDTSVSKPMPVGEWNKVRIIQNKGHLTFYLNGIKTFEGQIGSDEWKKMVAKSKFAGKDFPDFAKVAKGKIALQEHPGSSAWRNIKIKQL, from the coding sequence ATGAAAGTAAACGTAATGTACCTGTTGTCATTTGCAATGTTAACATCGGTTGCAATGGCCCAGGCCCCAAATGAATTGACAAAAAAAGAGAAAAAAGAAGGCTGGAAATTATTATTTGACGGTAAAACCACTAAGGGCTGGCATACCTATCTCAGGGATACGGTCGGCTCAAAATGGCAGGTGAAGGATGGCACCCTGGTATTTGACCGCACCAAACCGGCAAACGGTGGCGGCGATATAGTTACTAATAAGGAATATGAAAATTTTGAGCTGAACCTGGAATGGAAAGTAGCCAAAGGCAGTAACAGTGGTATTATATTCGATGTGCAGGAATCGCCAAAGTATGCGGCAACCTACCTTACCGGCCCCGAAATGCAGGTGCTGGATAACATCAGCGCGTCTGATAACAAAAAACAAAACCACCTGGCCGGCTGCCTGTATGATATGGCCGGCGATACCTCTGTTTCAAAACCTATGCCTGTGGGCGAGTGGAACAAAGTGCGTATTATCCAAAACAAAGGGCACCTTACTTTTTACCTGAACGGAATAAAAACCTTTGAAGGCCAGATAGGCAGTGATGAATGGAAGAAAATGGTAGCCAAAAGCAAATTTGCCGGTAAGGACTTCCCCGACTTTGCCAAAGTTGCCAAAGGGAAAATAGCCCTGCAGGAGCATCCGGGATCAAGCGCGTGGCGGAACATCAAAATCAAACAACTCTAA
- a CDS encoding glyoxalase superfamily protein: protein MKFEKAVPILYSTDVQKSLEYYTEKLGFTEKWEWGNPPDFGGVVRDEVQIFFCETNQGTPGTWLSVFVENVDEFYEDIKARGATILSLPDDKPWYVREMLVKDPDGHIIRFGHGIDCD, encoded by the coding sequence ATGAAATTTGAGAAAGCAGTCCCCATACTTTATTCGACCGATGTGCAGAAAAGTCTGGAATATTATACTGAAAAACTGGGATTTACCGAAAAATGGGAATGGGGCAACCCGCCCGATTTCGGCGGAGTGGTTAGGGATGAGGTACAGATATTTTTTTGCGAAACCAACCAGGGCACCCCCGGCACATGGCTTTCGGTATTTGTTGAGAACGTAGACGAATTTTATGAAGACATTAAAGCCCGTGGCGCAACCATACTTTCTTTGCCCGATGATAAGCCCTGGTATGTGCGCGAAATGCTGGTGAAAGACCCGGACGGGCATATCATCAGGTTTGGGCATGGAATAGACTGCGATTAA
- a CDS encoding rhamnogalacturonidase — MKNIAAMALACTFAIGAFARPGTKTDYNVTEYGAKGDGKTIDTKGINKAIDAAAEHGGGTVYFPAGSYLSGSIHLKSNISLYIDQGATIIAADFTPEAGYDEPEKIVTNEYEDFGHRHWHNSLIWGEHLHDVSILGPGTIWGKGLSRSNKIDKMKGEEDKSPNKSIALYMCRNIIIRDVSILHGGWFGILATGADNMTIDNVKMDTNRDGMDIDCCQNVRVSNCSVNSPNDDGICLKSSYGLNTGRATENVTITNCQVSGFNEGSFLDGTFQRKDQRIADNGGGPTGRIKFGTESNGGFKNITISNCVFVYCRGLALETVDGAILEDVTITNITMRDIVNAPIFVRLGARMRGPEGTPVGVCRRIIISNIMAYNVDPRQSAIISGIPGHDIEDIRLSNIHIYYRGGGTKEQTQREVPGLEKEYPEPARFGVLPSYGFFIRNVTDLKMNDVEVSYINEDQRPPFMLDNVTGADFQHIRAQKVKDVPSFVLHNVTNLNIFNSINIANTKLGTISKKEIQ, encoded by the coding sequence ATGAAAAATATTGCTGCTATGGCTTTGGCCTGCACTTTTGCTATTGGCGCATTTGCGCGGCCGGGTACAAAAACCGATTATAACGTAACCGAATATGGCGCTAAAGGCGATGGCAAAACCATCGACACCAAAGGCATTAACAAAGCCATTGATGCGGCCGCCGAACACGGCGGTGGTACCGTATACTTCCCGGCTGGCAGTTATTTAAGCGGCTCCATTCATTTAAAAAGCAATATTTCGTTATATATCGATCAGGGTGCGACCATAATCGCTGCCGATTTTACACCCGAAGCAGGCTATGATGAACCTGAAAAAATTGTGACTAACGAATACGAGGACTTTGGCCACCGCCACTGGCACAACAGCCTGATATGGGGCGAACACCTGCACGATGTTTCCATATTAGGGCCGGGCACTATTTGGGGCAAGGGGTTATCGCGCAGTAATAAAATTGATAAAATGAAGGGTGAAGAAGATAAGAGCCCTAACAAATCCATTGCCTTATATATGTGCCGCAATATCATCATCCGCGATGTTTCTATTTTGCACGGGGGCTGGTTTGGTATATTGGCTACCGGTGCCGATAACATGACCATTGATAACGTAAAAATGGATACCAACCGCGATGGCATGGATATAGATTGCTGCCAGAATGTGCGCGTATCAAACTGCAGCGTAAACTCACCTAACGATGACGGCATTTGCCTGAAAAGCAGCTACGGTTTAAATACCGGCAGGGCCACTGAAAATGTAACCATCACCAATTGCCAGGTTAGCGGTTTTAATGAAGGCTCGTTTTTAGATGGTACTTTTCAGCGTAAAGACCAGCGCATAGCCGATAATGGCGGCGGCCCCACCGGGCGCATTAAATTCGGCACCGAATCAAACGGTGGGTTTAAAAATATTACCATCTCCAATTGCGTATTTGTTTACTGCCGCGGCCTGGCATTGGAAACTGTAGATGGCGCTATTTTAGAAGATGTAACCATCACCAACATTACCATGCGCGATATTGTAAATGCTCCCATATTTGTACGCCTGGGTGCCCGCATGCGCGGCCCAGAAGGCACGCCGGTAGGGGTTTGCCGCCGCATTATTATCAGCAACATTATGGCTTATAATGTCGACCCGCGGCAGTCGGCTATTATCAGCGGTATACCTGGGCATGATATCGAGGATATCAGGTTGAGCAACATCCACATTTATTATCGCGGTGGGGGTACTAAAGAGCAAACGCAACGGGAAGTGCCGGGGTTAGAAAAGGAATATCCCGAACCTGCCCGCTTTGGTGTGCTGCCAAGCTATGGTTTTTTCATCCGCAACGTTACCGATTTAAAAATGAACGATGTGGAAGTAAGCTACATTAACGAAGACCAACGCCCGCCGTTTATGCTGGACAATGTCACAGGTGCCGATTTTCAGCACATCCGTGCACAAAAAGTAAAAGATGTGCCTTCTTTCGTGCTACACAACGTAACTAATCTTAATATTTTCAATAGTATCAATATCGCCAATACCAAACTCGGTACTATAAGTAAGAAAGAAATTCAGTGA
- a CDS encoding FadR/GntR family transcriptional regulator: MDVDNLSKDLERISTETMADIVELRLREFFKKKSFKPGDALPKEMELVAALGVSRNVVREALSRLRMLGMIETRKKRGMILARPDILGTFERVLDPLIIDDHILQDLFELRLVLEMGLADLLFLRKTDKDIAELEKIAEDESHEGENKFRVKNEIAFHGKLYEMSGNNTLKRFQVMLMPVFGYVTTLEKRDEYKVGKVNHKDLVQILKTGTKEDFKAGMYEHLKPHFDSLAKKKS; this comes from the coding sequence ATGGACGTAGATAATTTAAGCAAGGACCTGGAGCGTATCTCGACCGAGACCATGGCCGATATAGTAGAGCTTCGGCTGCGTGAATTCTTCAAAAAAAAATCATTTAAGCCCGGCGATGCCCTGCCCAAAGAAATGGAATTGGTTGCCGCATTGGGGGTTAGCCGCAATGTGGTGCGCGAAGCTTTAAGCCGGTTGCGCATGCTGGGTATGATAGAGACCCGCAAAAAACGCGGCATGATATTAGCCCGCCCGGATATATTAGGTACGTTTGAACGTGTGCTTGACCCGCTGATTATTGACGACCATATTTTACAGGATTTGTTTGAATTGCGCCTGGTGTTGGAAATGGGACTGGCCGATCTGCTTTTTCTGCGCAAAACCGATAAAGATATTGCCGAACTGGAAAAAATAGCCGAAGATGAAAGCCATGAAGGTGAAAATAAATTCAGGGTGAAGAATGAAATAGCTTTTCACGGAAAACTATATGAAATGAGCGGCAATAACACCCTTAAGCGCTTCCAGGTAATGCTGATGCCTGTTTTTGGCTATGTAACCACCCTTGAGAAAAGGGACGAGTACAAAGTGGGCAAAGTAAACCATAAAGATCTTGTACAAATTCTAAAAACCGGTACTAAAGAAGACTTTAAAGCCGGCATGTACGAGCATTTGAAGCCACATTTTGATAGCTTGGCGAAGAAGAAATCATAA